A section of the Pseudomonas sp. Q1-7 genome encodes:
- the ispG gene encoding flavodoxin-dependent (E)-4-hydroxy-3-methylbut-2-enyl-diphosphate synthase gives MHCESPIKRRVSRKIWVGSVPVGGDAPIAVQSMTNTDTCDVAATVGQIQRLVDAGVDIVRVSVPDMDAAEAFGRIKQQVQVPLVADIHFDYKIALRVAELGVDCLRINPGNIGREDRVRAVVDAARDKGIPIRIGVNAGSLEKDLQKKYGEPTPQALVESALRHVEHLDKLDFQDFKVSVKASDVFMAVEAYRLLAKQIVQPLHLGITEAGGLRSGTVKSAVGLGMLLAEGIGDTIRISLAADPVEEVKVGFDILKSLHLRSRGINFIACPSCSRQNFDVVKTMNELEGRLEDLLVPMDVAVIGCVVNGPGEAKEAHIGLTGGTPNNLIYIDGKPAQKLTNDNLVDELERLIREKAAAKAEADAALIARS, from the coding sequence ATGCATTGCGAATCCCCGATCAAACGCCGCGTCTCGCGGAAAATCTGGGTCGGTTCCGTACCGGTGGGCGGTGATGCGCCCATCGCGGTGCAGAGCATGACCAATACCGATACCTGCGACGTCGCTGCCACTGTGGGCCAGATCCAGCGTCTGGTGGATGCCGGCGTCGATATCGTGCGTGTCTCCGTCCCGGACATGGATGCGGCCGAAGCCTTCGGTCGCATCAAGCAGCAGGTCCAGGTGCCGCTGGTGGCGGATATCCACTTCGACTACAAGATCGCTCTGCGCGTCGCCGAACTGGGTGTCGACTGCCTGCGCATCAACCCGGGCAACATCGGCCGCGAAGACCGCGTCAGGGCGGTGGTGGATGCCGCGCGCGACAAGGGCATCCCGATCCGCATCGGCGTGAACGCCGGCTCCCTGGAAAAGGACCTGCAGAAGAAGTACGGCGAGCCGACACCCCAGGCTCTGGTGGAATCGGCCCTGCGCCATGTCGAACACCTCGACAAGCTGGACTTCCAGGACTTCAAGGTCAGTGTGAAGGCCTCCGATGTGTTCATGGCCGTGGAAGCCTATCGCCTGCTCGCCAAGCAGATCGTCCAGCCGCTGCACCTGGGCATCACCGAAGCCGGCGGCCTGCGCTCCGGCACCGTGAAGTCCGCCGTGGGCCTGGGGATGCTGCTGGCCGAAGGCATCGGCGACACCATCCGCATCTCCCTGGCCGCGGACCCGGTGGAGGAGGTGAAGGTTGGTTTCGACATCCTCAAGTCCCTGCACCTGCGCTCCCGTGGCATCAATTTCATCGCCTGCCCGAGCTGCTCGCGACAGAACTTCGACGTGGTCAAGACCATGAACGAACTGGAAGGCCGGCTCGAAGACTTGCTGGTGCCGATGGACGTGGCCGTGATCGGCTGCGTGGTGAACGGCCCGGGTGAAGCCAAGGAGGCCCATATCGGCCTGACTGGCGGCACGCCGAACAACCTGATCTATATCGACGGCAAGCCGGCGCAGAAGCTGACCAATGACAACCTGGTGGACGAGCTGGAACGGCTCATCCGCGAAAAGGCGGCCGCCAAGGCCGAAGCTGACGCGGCGCTGATCGCCCGTAGCTGA
- the pilW gene encoding type IV pilus biogenesis/stability protein PilW: MTLRAALLLVSTALLAACVSTGQVDPMKTDKGREAARDAYIELGIGYLKQGATERAKVPLKKALELDPSNADANAALALVFQTEIEPELADQHYRKALSSRNDSRILNNYGTFLYEQGRYKDAYERFQQAADDNLYPERSRVFENLGLTSLKMNDPALAKQHFDKALRLNRQQPLALLEMAQLSFDEKQYVPARDYYQRYSQIAPQSARSLLLGSRLATIFEDRDQAASLGLQLKRLYPGTPEYQQYLSEQ, translated from the coding sequence ATGACCCTGCGCGCTGCGCTGCTCCTCGTTTCCACCGCATTGCTCGCGGCTTGCGTTTCCACCGGTCAGGTCGATCCGATGAAGACCGACAAAGGCCGTGAAGCCGCGCGTGACGCCTATATCGAACTGGGCATCGGTTACCTGAAACAGGGCGCCACCGAGCGTGCCAAGGTGCCGCTGAAGAAAGCCCTCGAGCTCGATCCGTCCAATGCCGACGCCAATGCCGCCCTGGCCCTGGTGTTCCAGACCGAAATAGAACCGGAGCTGGCGGACCAGCACTATCGCAAGGCGCTGTCTTCCCGTAACGATTCGCGCATCCTCAACAACTACGGCACCTTCCTCTACGAACAGGGGCGCTACAAGGACGCCTACGAGCGTTTCCAGCAGGCGGCCGACGACAACCTCTATCCCGAACGTTCGCGGGTGTTCGAGAACCTGGGGCTGACCTCGCTGAAGATGAACGACCCGGCGCTGGCCAAGCAGCATTTCGACAAGGCCCTGCGTCTGAATCGCCAGCAACCCCTGGCGCTGCTGGAGATGGCCCAGCTGTCCTTTGACGAGAAGCAGTACGTGCCGGCTCGTGACTATTACCAGCGCTACTCCCAGATCGCCCCGCAGTCTGCCCGCAGCCTGCTGCTCGGCTCGCGCCTGGCGACCATATTCGAAGACCGCGACCAGGCTGCCAGCCTCGGTCTGCAACTCAAGCGACTTTATCCCGGCACGCCGGAATATCAGCAATACCTGTCGGAGCAATGA
- a CDS encoding YfgM family protein, which produces MQTEEEQIAQFKDWWQRNGKPMLTGGALALAVVFGWQAWQKYETNQAQSASIVYQQLLETALNPNGTPDSAKVAELAGRLKSDFGGTHYAQYGSLFVAKVAVEAGKLDDAAAELKGVLDKPADATLGELARQRLARVLAAQGKVEEALKLLDGDADKAFLASREELKGDLLVQLGRIDDAHAAYLKAKAALPEDAAVGGLQMKLDDLAKGDA; this is translated from the coding sequence ATGCAAACCGAAGAAGAACAGATTGCGCAGTTCAAGGACTGGTGGCAGCGCAACGGCAAGCCCATGCTCACTGGCGGCGCCCTGGCGCTGGCGGTGGTCTTCGGGTGGCAGGCCTGGCAGAAGTACGAAACCAACCAGGCCCAGAGCGCGTCCATCGTCTACCAGCAACTGCTGGAAACCGCGCTGAACCCCAACGGCACGCCGGACTCCGCGAAGGTTGCCGAGCTGGCCGGCCGGTTGAAAAGCGATTTCGGCGGTACTCACTACGCCCAGTACGGCAGCCTGTTCGTGGCCAAGGTTGCGGTGGAGGCCGGCAAGCTGGATGACGCCGCCGCCGAACTCAAGGGCGTGCTCGACAAGCCCGCCGACGCCACCCTGGGTGAGCTGGCCCGCCAGCGCCTGGCCCGCGTCCTGGCTGCCCAGGGCAAGGTCGAGGAGGCCCTCAAGCTGCTGGATGGCGACGCCGACAAGGCTTTCCTCGCCAGCCGCGAAGAACTCAAGGGCGACCTGCTGGTTCAGCTGGGTCGCATCGACGACGCGCATGCTGCCTACCTGAAGGCCAAGGCCGCATTGCCTGAAGACGCCGCCGTGGGCGGTCTGCAGATGAAGCTCGACGACCTGGCAAAAGGGGACGCGTGA
- a CDS encoding RodZ domain-containing protein produces the protein MMKASHPEAVAAARANPGETLRQARENKNLTLGEVARHLNLTEQALRQLEAGDFEQLPGHTFARGYVRAYAKLLDMDQGALVAEFDHYTGTDAKGSNVHSLGRIEEPVRLSQSVLRIVSFVILVALGAVGFFWWQEHSSRNEEASSVNIEHVEVESADGTTQIHPLDEPEDQAVAEAEDGQAPVPAQVSPEVAAQPEQQPAEVAPAAPAGEAAPVAPDAPDQAPAVAAAPTVPNATTEQSSAPTATAAAPAASPAPAAEAPAPVVAQQGQGVVRIQFTANCWTQVTDADGKVLVSALKRTGESIELAGKAPLEVRLGFARGAQLSYNGQSIDVSPYVRGETARLKLGQ, from the coding sequence ATGATGAAAGCGTCGCATCCCGAAGCTGTAGCGGCGGCCCGCGCCAACCCGGGTGAAACCCTGCGTCAGGCCCGTGAGAACAAGAACCTCACTCTGGGCGAGGTCGCCCGACACCTGAACCTGACCGAACAGGCCCTTCGCCAGCTCGAGGCCGGTGACTTCGAGCAACTGCCGGGACACACCTTCGCCCGCGGCTATGTGCGCGCCTATGCCAAGCTGCTGGACATGGACCAGGGCGCCCTGGTGGCCGAGTTCGACCACTACACCGGGACCGACGCCAAAGGCAGCAACGTGCATAGCCTGGGGCGTATCGAAGAGCCCGTGCGTCTCTCCCAGAGCGTGTTGCGCATCGTCAGTTTCGTCATCCTGGTTGCCCTTGGCGCGGTGGGTTTCTTCTGGTGGCAGGAGCATTCGAGCCGCAATGAGGAAGCCTCCAGCGTGAACATCGAGCACGTGGAAGTGGAAAGTGCCGATGGCACCACGCAGATCCACCCCCTCGATGAGCCGGAAGACCAGGCCGTGGCCGAGGCCGAAGATGGCCAGGCGCCAGTGCCCGCCCAGGTGTCGCCGGAAGTGGCCGCCCAGCCCGAGCAACAGCCCGCCGAGGTTGCCCCGGCGGCCCCGGCTGGCGAAGCCGCGCCGGTAGCCCCGGACGCTCCGGACCAGGCGCCTGCCGTTGCCGCCGCTCCGACCGTTCCGAACGCAACGACCGAGCAATCTTCTGCGCCGACCGCCACTGCGGCGGCCCCGGCTGCTTCTCCGGCACCCGCCGCCGAGGCGCCGGCTCCCGTGGTGGCCCAGCAGGGCCAGGGCGTGGTGCGCATTCAGTTCACCGCCAATTGCTGGACCCAGGTCACCGATGCCGACGGTAAAGTGCTGGTCAGCGCTCTCAAGCGCACCGGCGAAAGCATCGAGTTGGCCGGCAAGGCGCCGCTGGAGGTGCGTCTGGGCTTCGCCCGTGGTGCACAGCTCAGCTACAACGGCCAGTCTATCGACGTGTCGCCTTATGTCCGTGGCGAGACTGCTCGCCTGAAGCTGGGGCAATAA
- the hisS gene encoding histidine--tRNA ligase: MSKTLQAIRGMNDILPEQTPAWRYLENTVAALLDGYGYKEIRLPILEFTELFARGIGEGTDVVDKEMYTFLDRNEESLTLRPEGTAGCVRAVLEHGLSGGGQVQKLWYAGPMFRYEKPQKGRYRQFHQMGVEVFNLPGPDIDAELIVLTWRLWQKLGLGDSVTLQLNSLGSSEARARYRDALVAYLQERYDLLDEDSQRRLTTNPLRILDSKDGGTQALLVDAPTLHEYLDDESLAHFEGLKARLDAVGIRYEINQKLVRGLDYYSRTVFEWVTDKLGSQGTVCAGGRYDGLVSQFGGKPTPGVGYAMGVERLVLLLETLGLVPEELNSPADLYLCAFGEPAELAALGLAERLRDALPGVRLLVNAGGGSFKSQFKKADKSGARYALILGDDELAKRVVGCKPLRDDSEQHSIAWDALAEHLTACLKQA, translated from the coding sequence GTGAGCAAGACCCTGCAAGCCATCCGTGGCATGAACGACATCCTGCCGGAGCAGACGCCCGCCTGGCGTTATCTGGAAAACACCGTTGCCGCGCTGCTGGATGGTTACGGCTACAAGGAAATCCGCCTGCCGATCCTGGAGTTCACCGAGCTGTTCGCCCGCGGCATCGGCGAAGGCACCGATGTGGTCGACAAGGAGATGTACACCTTCCTCGACCGCAACGAAGAGTCGCTGACCCTGCGTCCCGAGGGCACCGCGGGCTGCGTGCGCGCCGTGCTGGAACATGGCCTCAGCGGTGGCGGCCAGGTACAGAAGCTCTGGTATGCCGGCCCCATGTTCCGCTACGAGAAGCCGCAGAAGGGTCGCTACCGCCAGTTCCACCAGATGGGTGTGGAAGTCTTCAACCTGCCCGGTCCGGACATCGACGCCGAGCTGATCGTGCTCACCTGGCGCCTGTGGCAGAAGCTCGGCCTGGGCGACTCGGTGACCCTGCAGCTGAACAGCCTGGGGTCCAGCGAAGCCCGCGCCCGTTACCGCGACGCCCTGGTGGCCTACCTGCAGGAGCGTTACGACCTGCTGGACGAGGATAGCCAGCGCCGTCTGACCACCAACCCGCTGCGCATCCTCGACAGCAAGGACGGCGGCACCCAGGCCCTGCTGGTGGACGCGCCGACCCTGCATGAATACCTGGATGACGAGTCCCTCGCCCATTTCGAAGGCCTCAAGGCGCGCCTGGATGCCGTGGGTATCCGCTACGAGATCAACCAGAAGCTGGTGCGTGGCCTGGACTACTACAGCCGCACCGTTTTCGAGTGGGTGACCGACAAGCTCGGTTCCCAGGGCACGGTCTGTGCCGGTGGCCGTTACGACGGCCTGGTCAGCCAGTTCGGCGGCAAGCCGACTCCGGGCGTGGGCTACGCCATGGGGGTCGAGCGCCTGGTGCTGCTACTGGAAACCCTCGGCCTGGTGCCGGAGGAGCTGAACAGTCCCGCCGACCTTTACCTGTGCGCCTTCGGCGAGCCCGCCGAACTGGCCGCCCTGGGCCTGGCCGAGAGGTTGCGCGATGCCCTGCCGGGCGTGCGCCTGCTGGTCAATGCCGGTGGCGGCAGCTTCAAGAGCCAGTTCAAGAAAGCCGACAAGAGCGGTGCCCGCTATGCGTTGATCCTGGGGGACGACGAACTGGCCAAGCGCGTGGTAGGTTGCAAGCCGCTGCGCGACGACAGCGAACAACACAGCATTGCCTGGGATGCTCTGGCCGAGCATCTCACTGCCTGCCTGAAGCAGGCTTGA